The following proteins are encoded in a genomic region of Nonomuraea muscovyensis:
- a CDS encoding PH domain-containing protein, with amino-acid sequence MWRVRRELAVFKILGALACAGLAVHWFAGGDVRGVILAVPAAVLVGAMGLRDLIVPVRLAADESGITVVHGYAGRRHVPWEQIEDVKVDVRRRWGLRSEMLEIDTGDNLHVFSAHDLGASPTEVAAALRRRGT; translated from the coding sequence ATGTGGAGGGTCCGTCGCGAGCTGGCCGTTTTCAAGATTTTAGGGGCTTTGGCATGTGCCGGGCTCGCCGTCCACTGGTTCGCCGGCGGCGACGTGCGCGGCGTGATCCTGGCGGTCCCCGCCGCGGTGCTGGTGGGCGCGATGGGGCTGCGCGACCTGATCGTCCCGGTGCGGCTGGCCGCCGACGAGAGCGGCATCACCGTGGTGCACGGCTACGCGGGCCGGCGGCACGTGCCGTGGGAGCAGATCGAGGACGTCAAGGTGGACGTCCGCCGGCGGTGGGGGCTGCGCAGCGAGATGCTGGAGATCGACACGGGCGACAACCTGCACGTCTTCAGCGCTCACGACCTGGGCGCGTCCCCCACTGAGGTGGCGGCGGCGCTGCGCCGGCGCGGCACATGA
- the argH gene encoding argininosuccinate lyase, whose amino-acid sequence MRLWGGRFEGGPSDALTRLSVSVHFDWRLVPYDLAASRAHARVLHRAGLLTADELERMIGALDDLERACKAGEFRPTVADEDVHTALERGLLERLGSLGGKLRAGRSRNDQIATDLRLYLRDHARTIVSRLVELETALMEQAEQHADTAAPGMTHLQHAQPVSFGHQLLAHVHAFARDIDRLTDWDKRAAVSPLGSGALAGSSLPLDPQAVAAELGFDSAAPNSMDAVSDRDFAAEFLFDAAMIGVHLSRLGEEIVLWASQEFRWIEMDDAYSTGSSIMPQKKNPDVAELARGKSGRLIGNLMSLLTTLKGLPLTYNRDLQEDKEPVFDAVDTLLLVLPAMAGLVATMRVNTARLEASAPDGFALATDLAELLVRRGVPFRDAHEAVGHLVVWCQVNDRDLGELSDEELGKVSEHLTPDVRDVLNVAGALAARKAHGGTAPDRVRDQLAALREAVDAQAAWASGS is encoded by the coding sequence ATGCGGCTGTGGGGCGGACGTTTCGAGGGAGGCCCGTCCGACGCGCTGACGCGGCTGTCGGTGAGCGTGCACTTCGACTGGCGGCTCGTGCCGTACGACCTGGCGGCGTCGCGTGCGCACGCCCGCGTGCTGCACCGGGCCGGACTCCTGACGGCCGACGAGCTGGAGCGCATGATCGGCGCGCTCGACGACCTGGAGCGGGCCTGCAAGGCGGGCGAGTTCCGGCCGACGGTCGCCGACGAGGACGTGCACACGGCGCTGGAACGCGGCCTGCTGGAGCGGCTCGGCTCGCTCGGCGGCAAGCTGCGCGCCGGGCGCAGCCGTAATGACCAGATCGCCACCGACCTGCGCCTCTACCTGCGCGACCACGCGCGCACGATCGTCTCCCGGCTGGTGGAGCTGGAGACGGCGCTGATGGAGCAGGCCGAGCAGCACGCCGACACGGCCGCGCCCGGCATGACGCACCTGCAGCACGCGCAGCCGGTCTCGTTCGGTCACCAGTTGCTCGCGCACGTGCACGCCTTCGCCCGCGACATCGACCGGCTCACCGACTGGGACAAGCGCGCGGCGGTCTCGCCGCTCGGCTCCGGCGCGCTGGCCGGCTCGTCGCTGCCGCTCGACCCGCAGGCCGTGGCGGCGGAGCTGGGCTTCGACAGCGCGGCGCCCAACTCGATGGACGCCGTCTCCGACCGCGACTTCGCCGCCGAGTTCCTGTTCGACGCGGCCATGATCGGCGTGCACCTGTCGCGGCTCGGCGAGGAGATCGTGCTGTGGGCCTCGCAGGAGTTCCGCTGGATCGAGATGGACGACGCCTACTCCACCGGCTCGTCGATCATGCCGCAGAAGAAGAACCCCGACGTGGCCGAGCTGGCCCGCGGCAAGTCCGGGCGGCTCATCGGCAACCTCATGTCGCTGCTGACGACGCTGAAGGGCCTGCCGCTGACCTACAACCGCGACCTGCAGGAGGACAAGGAGCCGGTGTTCGACGCCGTCGACACGCTGCTGCTCGTCCTGCCCGCGATGGCCGGGCTGGTCGCGACCATGCGGGTCAACACCGCCCGGCTGGAGGCGTCGGCCCCCGACGGGTTCGCGCTCGCCACCGACCTGGCCGAGCTGCTGGTCCGGCGCGGCGTGCCGTTCCGTGACGCGCACGAGGCCGTCGGCCACCTCGTGGTGTGGTGCCAGGTCAACGACCGCGACCTCGGCGAGCTGTCCGACGAGGAGCTCGGCAAGGTGTCGGAGCACCTGACGCCCGACGTCCGCGACGTGCTCAACGTGGCCGGCGCGCTCGCCGCGCGCAAGGCGCACGGCGGCACCGCCCCCGACCGGGTGCGCGACCAGCTCGCCGCGCTGCGCGAGGCGGTCGACGCGCAGGCGGCATGGGCCTCGGGCTCCTGA
- a CDS encoding DNA-3-methyladenine glycosylase encodes MGLGLLTTEPLPRSFFDRPSHEVAPDLLGRVLVHGGSGGGPGGGADCGLADGLVGGVAVRLTEVEAYGGPGEDPAAHTYRGPTPRNAVMFGPPGHLYVYFTYGMHFCANLVCLPEGHGSAVLLRAGEVVAGHDLARLRRSGGAPAGGAAPDGDGGPPPRAARRVSDRDLARGPARLATALGLAREHNGIDATAPRDPAAHLPGPAAVVLAGSPPEPGLIRSGPRTGISTAKETPWRFWIDGDPTVSPYRPHVPRRRSAAATSVGDAPRS; translated from the coding sequence ATGGGCCTCGGGCTCCTGACCACCGAGCCGCTGCCGCGCTCGTTCTTCGACCGGCCGTCCCACGAGGTGGCGCCCGACCTGCTCGGGCGCGTCCTCGTGCACGGCGGCTCGGGCGGCGGTCCAGGCGGCGGTGCGGACTGCGGCTTGGCGGACGGCCTGGTCGGCGGCGTCGCGGTGCGGCTCACGGAGGTCGAGGCGTACGGCGGGCCGGGCGAGGACCCGGCCGCCCACACCTACCGCGGCCCGACCCCGCGCAACGCGGTGATGTTCGGGCCGCCTGGACACCTGTACGTGTACTTCACCTACGGCATGCACTTCTGCGCCAACCTGGTGTGCCTGCCCGAGGGCCACGGGTCGGCGGTGCTGCTGCGCGCCGGGGAGGTCGTCGCCGGCCACGACCTCGCCCGCCTGCGCCGCTCCGGCGGCGCCCCGGCGGGCGGGGCCGCACCGGACGGCGACGGCGGCCCGCCCCCGCGGGCCGCCCGGCGGGTGTCCGACCGGGACCTCGCCCGCGGCCCCGCCCGGCTGGCGACCGCGCTCGGGCTGGCCCGCGAGCACAACGGGATCGACGCGACAGCACCGCGCGACCCGGCGGCCCACCTGCCCGGCCCGGCCGCCGTGGTGCTGGCGGGCAGCCCGCCCGAACCCGGACTGATCAGGTCAGGCCCGCGCACCGGCATCTCGACGGCCAAGGAGACGCCGTGGAGGTTCTGGATCGACGGCGACCCGACCGTCTCGCCGTACCGGCCTCATGTGCCGCGCCGGCGCAGCGCCGCCGCCACCTCAGTGGGGGACGCGCCCAGGTCGTGA